Proteins encoded within one genomic window of Trichoderma asperellum chromosome 2, complete sequence:
- a CDS encoding uncharacterized protein (SECRETED:SignalP(1-35)), whose amino-acid sequence MQLRDNTTSHPMSISACNPWLSSLASLFLFPLVQADTLQPLRLPYWYKHMHPMPATPSLPTECSINAPSVNAVYPSCIMQTSRAHRMGCDPIGRITPAGPKYSILKPRLLAFETALIQLRGLWLFTFPLVRSLCGRQVAEIAP is encoded by the coding sequence ATGCAGCTGCGAGATAATACTACATCACATCCCATGTCCATCTCCGCTTGCAACCCCTGGCTGAGCAGTCTCgcgtctctttttctctttccgcTTGTCCAAGCAGACACACTACAGCCGCTCCGACTGCCATACTGGTACAAGCACATGCATCCGATGCCTGCTACTCCATCTCTCCCGACGGAGTGCTCTATAAATGCACCGTCAGTAAATGCCGTTTACCCCTCCTGCATCATGCAGACAAGTCGTGCACACCGCATGGGTTGCGACCCGATTGGCCGAATAACACCAGCAGGTCCCAAGTATAGCATTCTGAAACCGCGTCTTTTGGCCTTTGAAACAGCGCTCATCCAGCTCCGCGGGCTTTGGTTATTCACCTTTCCGCTTGTTCGGAGTCTCTGTGGGAGGCAAGTGGCGGAAATAGCACCATGA
- a CDS encoding uncharacterized protein (EggNog:ENOG41~BUSCO:EOG092D2KKF), with product MSSEPVHPLRITKGSTPPNASPTKAPNLPQPRPLSEISPTERRRNSPSWNQMSPSKKSALSNDSSPFQTSPADSVTSPRVFWQNRNSENMYSTGSPSSHRRSSIERLQKASRVKNSNILALEQKQEYDPTRIPQIERPLAKVQPGAFNFSGGSPGPQSADGDKSTSPMSPTKSDYSGPSTPRGPSKDQASPTKSSLSPSKFKSSFDHETGMWSADTSALDGPPSGRSSHRHTKSVTFDNAPPQINEYEMATPDLSSIGTNSREGSYDSEEDDDEDDEDLLYDPAHMGGPDDESFDASLEDTDKTPVVGPDDWARDNSLVHHGEGDDDDGSLMPEGTRGAISSGRLSMGSVGSVAENRPLPPLPGAGHVRSQSAGSVPSSPALSQTPEGSHRSLPVPPPTSATKSDIESFISGKMSLEERLKLMMLSDDSSGKTAAEQQRERRLRRSSGRSRSSLGRDDSLAMVDTQDSQIGNDTHNDDELEAHDAHETHEEEENIGDMSGIGDYQLPQPISRESIMKRVNGNKALTDPEADYNFSSPPGSPLRDQHFPLDPDVPIPSTEDSLMDDEDDDDRSYDDEDDYDDEDPAESSVIIHRVIHEDSTGFDMYDSDYDDEYDDELDGSHFQSDDDLEGSHSHYGGEDSEITEDGLDHKEKPVEEDLTIEEPAKEPAKEPAKEAVKEAVKELSPLDHENDAEEALTPRAISPMEANEQSHHDAESSIVSEFAGSVVSDLESDFTYDTGLDPNHDVSEELDDESPRISTEIPQIKTPEKLVPKPDYDGTGWGDDSFKSYDDDRSGTPDSVIHNPVSEDEDEEDHTILERESPEIPERLATIKASGSKLKTRVSNTPSDIVAMREARRHVSGEIPSVPSIPNKHRGLAPRDGKDLELSSDSFLARHPSFKNRSLTLDLDMGLSLDKDFERVIETQKRGYLMRQNTKLVTASDKDAEDSWRTRSANNSPIKANRPQSWTVEPWNSQTRRSIRKGQPVLSPVPPLPGQESNATALNKVVEEDYNVDVANPDSGERGRLFVKVVGVKDLELPIPKNERSWFSLTLDNGVHCVTTAWLELARNAPIGQEFELVVPNDLEFQLTLNVKLEKPTYSHVQPAAVKMAKPKTSTFSRVFASPKKRKELELRQRAEEERFAQQQKEALARQRKDAGSAYELFSRLAAEDGSFARAYISLKEHENRCFGRPYTAEVVCFNEWASEEESFASTIKSKRGNASGILRRAPYKIGKLELQLLFVPRPNGVTDDDMPKSMNSCIRELKAAEERLARNWEGVLSQQGGDCPYWRRRYFKLVGTKLTAYHEATRQPRATINLSNAKRLIDDRRTLMEKETTGKGGKRRRSAFAEEEEGYMFVEEGFRIRFNNGEVIDFYADTGEDKEGWMKALSDVIGRGDAGLEEEAGGPRSRAKWCELVLKHEQQIRRRTESRRVHSRTRSTFN from the exons ATGTCATCTGAACCG GTGCACCCATTGCGCATCACGAAGGGCAGCACGCCGCCAAACGCATCACCCACGAAAGCGCCCAACCTTCCCCAGCCCCGCCCCCTATCTGAAATTTCGCCCACCGAAAGGAGACGTAATTCTCCTAGCTGGAACCAAATGTCTCCTTCCAAG AAGTCGGCGCTCAGCAATGACTCGTCCCCATTCCAGACTTCGCCCGCCGATTCGGTGACATCGCCGCGGGTCTTCTGGCAAAATCGAAACTCGGAAAACATGTACAGCACCGGCTCGCCTTCGTCCCACCGCCGCTCCTCGATCGAGCGTCTCCAGAAGGCTTCCCGCGTCAAGAACAGCAACATTTTGGCGCTTGAACAGAAGCAGGAATATGATCCAACTCGGATTCCTCAGATCGAACGTCCCCTAGCCAAGGTCCAGCCCGGCGCATTCAACTTTTCAGGAGGCTCGCCCGGTCCTCAGTCTGCCGATGGCGATAAGTCTACATCCCCGATGAGCCCAACCAAATCAGACTACTCGGGCCCCAGCACGCCGAGGGGACCCAGCAAAGATCAAGCTTCGCCCACAAAATCATCGCTATCTCCTTCCAAATTCAAGAGTAGCTTCGACCATGAGACGGGCATGTGGTCTGCGGACACCTCCGCTCTAGACGGTCCCCCAAGCGGTCGATCTTCACATCGCCATACGAAGAGCGTGACATTCGATAATGCACCACCTCAGATCAACGAGTATGAGATGGCCACCCCAGATCTCTCTTCTATTGGCACGAATTCGCGCGAAGGTAGTTACGActcggaagaagacgacgatgaagatgacgaagatctTCTTTACGATCCTGCTCACATGGGTGGCCCAGATGATGAGAGCTTTGACGCATCTCTCGAGGATACAGACAAGACTCCAGTTGTGGGGCCCGATGACTGGGCTAGAGACAATTCTTTAGTTCACCACGGTGaaggcgacgacgatgatggcaGTCTGATGCCCGAGGGAACTCGAGGAGCAATCAGTTCTGGGCGCTTATCCATGGGATCTGTTGGATCTGTCGCAGAAAACcgccctctccctcccctccctgGCGCAGGTCACGTCAGGAGCCAGTCTGCCGGCTCTGTGCCCTCATCCCCAGCCCTCTCACAAACTCCAGAGGGCTCACATAGAAGTTTGCCCGTCCCACCTCCAACCTCTGCCACAAAATCCGACATTGAGAGCTTTATTAGCGGCAAGATGTCGCTTGAAGAAAGACTTAAGCTCATGATGTTGTCTGATGATAGCAGTGGTAAGACTGCTGCCGAACAACAACGCGAGCGACGTCTTCGTCGCAGCTCTGGCCGCAGCCGAAGCTCATTAGGTCGTGATGACTCGCTCGCCATGGTTGACACTCAAGATAGCCAAATCGGCAACGACACTCATAACGATGATGAGCTGGAGGCGCATGATGCCCATGAGACtcatgaggaagaagaaaatattggGGACATGTCAGGAATTGGGGATTATCAGCTGCCACAGCCCATTTCCAGGGAGTCTATTATGAAGCGCGTTAACGGTAACAAGGCATTGACGGATCCCGAAGCAGATTATAACTTTTCTTCGCCGCCTGGTAGTCCTCTTCGAGACCAACACTTTCCTCTTGACCCTGACGTTCCCATTCCATCAACTGAAGATTCATTGatggacgatgaagacgatgacgataGGAGttatgacgacgaagatgattatgacgacgaagatccCGCGGAGAGCAGTGTGATTATCCATCGTGTCATTCATGAAGACTCCACCGGATTCGATATGTACGACTCCGATTACGACGATGAATATGACGATGAGCTTGATGGTTCTCACTTTCAATCTGATGACGATCTAGAAGGCTCCCACTCTCACTATGGCGGAGAGGACAGCGAAATCACAGAAGATGGCCTTGACCATAAAGAAAAACCTGTCGAGGAAGACCTTACTATTGAAGAACCGGCCAAGGAACCCGCCAAAGAACCTGCCAAGGAAGCAGTAAAAGAAGCAGTAAAAGAGCTTTCGCCCCTGGACCATGAGAACGACGCTGAAGAGGCGCTGACCCCACGAGCCATCTCGCCAATGGAGGCCAATGAACAAAGCCATCATGACGCTGAGTCTAGTATTGTTAGCGAATTTGCGGGCTCAGTGGTTTCTGACCTGGAATCGGACTTTACTTATGACACAGGGCTAGATCCCAACCATGATGTCTCAGAGGAGCTGGATGATGAGTCGCCAAGAATATCAACTGAGATCCCCCAAATTAAAACACCAGAAAAATTGGTCCCGAAGCCAGACTATGACGGCACCGGTTGGGGTGATGATTCATTCAAGTCGTATGACGACGACAGGTCGGGAACCCCCGACTCTGTCATCCACAATCCCGTAtccgaagatgaagatgaagaagatcacACGATCCTTGAGAGAGAATCCCCCGAAATTCCCGAACGGCTCGCAACGATCAAGGCCTCAGGCTCCAAGTTGAAGACAAGAGTCTCTAATACGCCTTCCGACATTGTAGCCATGCGAGAAGCCCGCAGGCACGTTAGCGGCGAAATACCAAGTGTTCCATCAATCCCGAACAAGCACCGCGGGCTTGCCCCTCGAGATGGCAAAGATCTGGAGCTGAGCAGTGACAGTTTCCTGGCGCGACATCCAAGTTTTAAGAATCGGAGTCTCACCCTTGATCTGGATATGGGCCTCAGCTTGGATAAGGATTTTGAACGAGTTATCGAGACACAAAAG CGCGGATATCTGATGCGACAAAACACCAAGCTCGTGACTGCCAGCGACAAGGATGCGGAAGATTCTTGGAGGACACGATCAGCTAATAATTCACCCATCAAGGCGAATCGCCCACAGTCATGGACCGTCGAACCCTGGAACAGCCAAACTCGTCGCAGCATTCGAAAGGGACAACCGGTTTTGAGCCCTGTTCCACCCCTACCGGGTCAAGAGAGCAATGCCACCGCTCTCAATAAGGTTGTTGAAGAGGACTACAACGTTGATGTGGCCAACCCAGACTCGGGTGAGAGGGGACGTCTCTTTGTCAAGGTTGTTGGCGTGAAGGATCTTGAACTACCTATTCCGAAGA ATGAGCGAAGCTGGTTTAGCCTGACGCTGGATAACGGCGTTCACTGTGTGACAACAGCTTGGTTGGAACTGGCTCGCAATGCACCGATCGGCCAAGAGTTTGAACTTGTCGTTCCAAACGACCTCGAGTTCCAACTGACCTTGAACGTAAAACTAGAGAAGCCGACTTACTCTCACGTCCAGCCTGCGGCGGTCAAGATGGCCAAACCCAAGACATCAACCTTCAGCAGGGTTTTTGCGTCAcccaagaagcgcaaggagcttgagcttcggcagagagcagaggaggagcgctttgcgcagcagcagaaagaggcGCTAGCGCGGCAACGTAAAGATGCCGGATCGGCCTACGAGCTCTTTTCACGGTTAGCTGCCGAAGATGGAAGCTTTGCTCGAGCTTACATCTCCTTAAAGGAGCACGAGAATCGATGCTTTGGTCGCCCATACACCGCCGAGGTTGTTTGCTTCAACGAGTGGGCTAGCGAGGAAGAGAGCTTCGCCTCTACCATCAAGAGCAAGCGAGGCAATGCTTCTGGAATTCTCAGGCGGGCGCCGTACAAGATTGGAAAGCTagagcttcagcttctctttGTACCTCGCCCCAATGGCGTCACAGACGACGATATGCCCAAGAGCATGAATTCATGCATTCGAGagctcaaggctgccgaaGAGAGGCTCGCCCGTAATTGGGAAGGTGTCTTGAGCCAACAGGGTGGTGACTGTCCC TACTGGCGCCGTCGATACTTTAAGCTTGTTGGTACAAAGCTGACTGCTTATCATGAGGCTACTCGCCAGCCCCGTGCAACAATCAATCTCTCCAATGCCAAACGATTGATCGATGATCGTAGAACAttgatggagaaggagacaACCGGTAAAGGTGGAAAGCGCCGGCGATCTGCTTtcgcagaagaagaagagggctaCATGTTTGTTGAAGAGGGATTCCGCATACGCTTCAACAACGGCGAAGTCATTGACTTCTATGCTGATACAGGTGAAGACAAGGAAGGCTGGATGAAGGCCCTTTCCGACGTCATTGGCCGTGGAGATGCCGGTTTAGAAGAGGAAGCTGGTGGACCCCGATCGCGGGCGAAGTGGTGCGAGCTTGTCCTCAAACACGAACAGCAGATTCGACGTCGCACTGAGAGCCGAAGAGTGCACTCACGGACGAGGAGTACGTTCAACTAA